In a single window of the Rhopalosiphum padi isolate XX-2018 chromosome 1, ASM2088224v1, whole genome shotgun sequence genome:
- the LOC132932354 gene encoding dentin sialophosphoprotein-like isoform X11 yields MSERAIFLVLTISLSVACGLDLFRRDGINGYNGYLVKRDDIIMSPDRIAAELINSKNLMKRDTIGDIVMETTTSMNVENQVVNSNPASQLVKRCNYDQICSSSNSETNVETHDVEETATQESSSCSSSCSSSYSSSSETDEIAKNNSGKKCQCSDSKSNVEARGIEKKEKKEKKESSSCSSSSETDKKVKKDSDKKCKCSESKTIGENRDGEVKKCKCSESKSKEENRNSEKKEKKEKKESSSCSSSSETDKKVKKESDNKCKCSDSKTKGENHNSEGKKCKCSGSKTNVETRDLEKKEKKEKKESSSCSSSSETDKKVKKDSDKKCKCSDSKTKGENHNSEGKKCKCSGSKTNVETRDLEKKENKEKKEKKEKKESSSCSSSSETDKKVKKDLDKKCKCSDSKNKGENHDHEGKKCKCSGSKTNVETRDIEKKEKKEKKEKKESSSCSSSNETDKKVKKCKCSESKSKKENRDNEDKKCKCSDSKNKGENYDHEGKKCKCFDSKTNVETRDIEKKEKKEKKESSSCSSSNETDKKIKKDSDKKCKCSDKKNKGENRNDQNKKCKCSDSKTNVEIRDVEKKEKNKSSSCSSSSETDKKVMKDSCNGSDSIKENGEMKCGSRKQVSESKSDVENSEIMKNENKKSSSTSICSENSKSGMCQSVDQYRSETDEEITGTMNKENNKSSSSMSCGSGTKGIKQLNNQQIHYSESETEEQDVTMLNEINESSSSSSSRCGSSKNEINKSNNQQYNYSESDNEEQDNEMMINREINSSSKSMGYGCSKNEINQSGLQRSCSESEVDEESMAMMKQGSKSSMTSSSGYNQRSMVESNSARGESRNIMVKDQSTSSSLYSQEEENAMGIAKKEQSGYSSSSTYISGGKTEMNQVSQRSESNQFEQNVNYSEYENQEEEEEESQFGCSH; encoded by the exons ATGAGTGAAAGAGcgatttttttggttttaacaaTCAGTTTAAgc GTTGCTTGTGGCTTAGATTTGTTTAGACGTGATGGTATTAATGGATATAATGGATATTTAGTAAAAAGAGATGACATTATAATGTCGCCAGATCGTATAGCTGCAGAGCTTATAAATtcgaaaaatttaatgaaacgaGATACAATAGGAGATATTGTAATGGAAACCACAACATCTATGAATGTTGAAAATCAAGTGGTTAATTCAAATCCCGCATCACAATTAGTTAAACGATGCAATTAT GACCAGATATGTAGTAGCTCTAATTCAGAAACAAATGTAGAAACCCACGATGTTGAg GAAACAGCGACACAGGAATCTTCATCTTGCTCATCGTCCTGCTCATCATCTTACTCATCATCCAGTGAAACTGATGAAATAGCTAAGAATAATTCA GGAAAGAAATGTCAATGCTCTGATTCAAAATCAAATGTAGAAGCCCGTGGTATTGag aaaaaggaaaaaaaagaaaaaaaagaatctTCATCTTGCTCATCATCCAGTGAAACTGATAAAAAGGTTAAAAAAGATTCA gATAAGAAATGTAAATGCTCTGAATCAAAAACGATAGGAGAAAACCGTGATGGAGag gttaaGAAATGTAAGTGTTCTGAATCAAAATCAAAAGAAGAAAACCGCAATAGCGag aaaaaagaaaaaaaagaaaaaaaggaatCTTCATCTTGCTCATCATCTAGTGAAACTGATAAAAAGGTTAAGAAAGAATCG GATAACAAATGTAAATGTTCTGATTCTAAAACAAAGGGAGAAAATCACAATAGTGag GGTAAGAAATGTAAATGCTCTGGTTCAAAAACAAATGTAGAAACCCGTGATCTTGag aaaaaagaaaaaaaggaaaaaaaggaATCTTCATCTTGCTCATCATCCAGTGAAACTGATAAAAAGGTTAAGAAAGATtcg GATAAGAAATGTAAATGTTCTGATTCTAAAACAAAGGGAGAAAATCACAATAGTGag ggtAAGAAATGTAAATGCTCTGGTTCAAAAACAAATGTAGAAACCCGTGATCTTGag aaaaaggaaaataaagaaaaaaaagaaaaaaaggaaaaaaaggaATCTTCATCTTGCTCATCATCCAGTGAAACTGATAAAAAGGTGAAGAAAGAtttg GATAAGAAATGTAAATGTTCTGATTCCAAAAACAAAGGAGAAAACCATGATCATGAG GGCAAGAAATGTAAATGCTCTGGTTCAAAAACAAATGTAGAAACCCGTGATATTGAG aaaaaggaaaaaaaagaaaaaaaagaaaaaaaggaatCTTCATCTTGCTCATCATCCAATGAAACTGATAAAAAG GTTAAGAAATGTAAGTGTTCTGAATCCAAATCGAAAAAAGAAAACCGTGATAACGag GATAAGAAATGTAAATGTTCTGATTCAAAGAACAAAGGAGAAAACTATGATCATGAg GGTAAGAAATGTAAATGCTTTGATTCAAAAACAAATGTAGAGACCCGTGATATTGAG aaaaaagaaaaaaaagaaaaaaaggaatCTTCATCTTGCTCATCATCCAATGAAACCGATAAAAAGATTAAGAAAGATTCg GATAAGAAATGTAAATGctcagataaaaaaaacaaaggaGAAAACCGTAATGATCAG AATAAGAAATGTAAATGCTCCGATTCAAAAACAAATGTAGAAATCCGTGATGTTgag aaaaaagaaaaaaataaatcttcatCTTGCTCATCGTCCAGCGAAACAGATAAAAAGGTTATGAAAGATTCg TGCAATGGTTCAGATTCAATAAAAGAAAATGGAGAAATgaag tgtgGTAGCCGAAAACAGGTTTCTGAATCGAAATCTGACGTAGAAAACAGTGaaattatg aaaaatgaaaacaaaaaatccTCATCTACATCAATATGCAGCGAAAATAGTAAATCTGGAATGTGCCAATCG GTCGACCAATACAGATCAGAGACAGATGAGGAAATTACGGGAACGAtg aataaagaaaataacaaaTCGTCATCTTCTATGTCATGTGGAAGTGGTACAAAAGGAATTAAGCAATTG aacaaCCAACAAATTCATTATTCTGAGTCGGAGACTGAAGAACAAGATGTAACGATG ttAAATGAAATAAACGAATCTTCTTCATCTTCATCATCCCGCTGTGGAAGtagtaaaaatgaaataaacaaatCG AATaatcaacaatataattattccgAGTCGGATAATGAAGAACAAGACAATGAAATGAtg atAAATAGAGAAATTAATTCTTCATCAAAATCAATGGGCTATGGATGtagtaaaaatgaaattaaccaATCG ggGTTACAACGTAGTTGTTCAGAATCAGAAGTAGATGAAGAATCTATGGCAATG atgaaacAAGGAAGTAAATCATCAATGACTTCATCATca GGTTATAATCAACGTAGCATGGTAGAATCAAATTCTGCACGTGGAGAATCAAGAAATATTATG gtAAAGGATCAATCTACGTCGTCTTCATTGTACAGCCAAGAAGAAGAAAATGCAATGGGAATAgcg
- the LOC132932354 gene encoding dentin sialophosphoprotein-like isoform X10, whose translation MSERAIFLVLTISLSVACGLDLFRRDGINGYNGYLVKRDDIIMSPDRIAAELINSKNLMKRDTIGDIVMETTTSMNVENQVVNSNPASQLVKRCNYDQICSSSNSETNVETHDVEETATQESSSCSSSCSSSYSSSSETDEIAKNNSGKKCQCSDSKSNVEARGIEKKEKKEKKESSSCSSSSETDKKVKKDSDKKCKCSESKTIGENRDGEVKKCKCSESKSKEENRNSEKKEKKEKKESSSCSSSSETDKKVKKESDNKCKCSDSKTKGENHNSEGKKCKCSGSKTNVETRDLEKKEKKEKKESSSCSSSSETDKKVKKDSDKKCKCSDSKTKGENHNSEGKKCKCSGSKTNVETRDLEKKEKKEKKESSSCSSSSETDKKDKKCKCSDSKNKGENHDHEGKKCKCSGSKTNVETRDIEKKEKKEKKEKKESSSCSSSNETDKKVKKDSDKKCKCSESKTKGENRDGEVKKCKCSESKSKKENRDNEDKKCKCSDSKNKGENYDHEGKKCKCFDSKTNVETRDIEKKEKKEKKESSSCSSSNETDKKIKKDSDKKCKCSDKKNKGENRNDQNKKCKCSDSKTNVEIRDVEKKEKNKSSSCSSSSETDKKVMKDSCNGSDSIKENGEMKCGSRKQVSESKSDVENSEIMKNENKKSSSTSICSENSKSGMCQSVDQYRSETDEEITGTMNKENNKSSSSMSCGSGTKGIKQLNNQQIHYSESETEEQDVTMLNEINESSSSSSSRCGSSKNEINKSNNQQYNYSESDNEEQDNEMMINREINSSSKSMGYGCSKNEINQSGLQRSCSESEVDEESMAMMKQGSKSSMTSSSGYNQRSMVESNSARGESRNIMVKDQSTSSSLYSQEEENAMGIAKKEQSGYSSSSTYISGGKTEMNQVSQRSESNQFEQNVNYSEYENQEEEEEESQFGCSH comes from the exons ATGAGTGAAAGAGcgatttttttggttttaacaaTCAGTTTAAgc GTTGCTTGTGGCTTAGATTTGTTTAGACGTGATGGTATTAATGGATATAATGGATATTTAGTAAAAAGAGATGACATTATAATGTCGCCAGATCGTATAGCTGCAGAGCTTATAAATtcgaaaaatttaatgaaacgaGATACAATAGGAGATATTGTAATGGAAACCACAACATCTATGAATGTTGAAAATCAAGTGGTTAATTCAAATCCCGCATCACAATTAGTTAAACGATGCAATTAT GACCAGATATGTAGTAGCTCTAATTCAGAAACAAATGTAGAAACCCACGATGTTGAg GAAACAGCGACACAGGAATCTTCATCTTGCTCATCGTCCTGCTCATCATCTTACTCATCATCCAGTGAAACTGATGAAATAGCTAAGAATAATTCA GGAAAGAAATGTCAATGCTCTGATTCAAAATCAAATGTAGAAGCCCGTGGTATTGag aaaaaggaaaaaaaagaaaaaaaagaatctTCATCTTGCTCATCATCCAGTGAAACTGATAAAAAGGTTAAAAAAGATTCA gATAAGAAATGTAAATGCTCTGAATCAAAAACGATAGGAGAAAACCGTGATGGAGag gttaaGAAATGTAAGTGTTCTGAATCAAAATCAAAAGAAGAAAACCGCAATAGCGag aaaaaagaaaaaaaagaaaaaaaggaatCTTCATCTTGCTCATCATCTAGTGAAACTGATAAAAAGGTTAAGAAAGAATCG GATAACAAATGTAAATGTTCTGATTCTAAAACAAAGGGAGAAAATCACAATAGTGag GGTAAGAAATGTAAATGCTCTGGTTCAAAAACAAATGTAGAAACCCGTGATCTTGag aaaaaagaaaaaaaggaaaaaaaggaATCTTCATCTTGCTCATCATCCAGTGAAACTGATAAAAAGGTTAAGAAAGATtcg GATAAGAAATGTAAATGTTCTGATTCTAAAACAAAGGGAGAAAATCACAATAGTGag ggtAAGAAATGTAAATGCTCTGGTTCAAAAACAAATGTAGAAACCCGTGATCTTGag aaaaaagaaaaaaaggaaaaaaaggaATCTTCATCTTGCTCATCATCCAGTGAAACTGATAAAAAG GATAAGAAATGTAAATGTTCTGATTCCAAAAACAAAGGAGAAAACCATGATCATGAG GGCAAGAAATGTAAATGCTCTGGTTCAAAAACAAATGTAGAAACCCGTGATATTGAG aaaaaggaaaaaaaagaaaaaaaagaaaaaaaggaatCTTCATCTTGCTCATCATCCAATGAAACTGATAAAAAGGTTAAGAAAGATTCG gataaaaaatgtaaatgctcAGAATCAAAAACAAAAGGAGAAAATCGTGATGGCGAG GTTAAGAAATGTAAGTGTTCTGAATCCAAATCGAAAAAAGAAAACCGTGATAACGag GATAAGAAATGTAAATGTTCTGATTCAAAGAACAAAGGAGAAAACTATGATCATGAg GGTAAGAAATGTAAATGCTTTGATTCAAAAACAAATGTAGAGACCCGTGATATTGAG aaaaaagaaaaaaaagaaaaaaaggaatCTTCATCTTGCTCATCATCCAATGAAACCGATAAAAAGATTAAGAAAGATTCg GATAAGAAATGTAAATGctcagataaaaaaaacaaaggaGAAAACCGTAATGATCAG AATAAGAAATGTAAATGCTCCGATTCAAAAACAAATGTAGAAATCCGTGATGTTgag aaaaaagaaaaaaataaatcttcatCTTGCTCATCGTCCAGCGAAACAGATAAAAAGGTTATGAAAGATTCg TGCAATGGTTCAGATTCAATAAAAGAAAATGGAGAAATgaag tgtgGTAGCCGAAAACAGGTTTCTGAATCGAAATCTGACGTAGAAAACAGTGaaattatg aaaaatgaaaacaaaaaatccTCATCTACATCAATATGCAGCGAAAATAGTAAATCTGGAATGTGCCAATCG GTCGACCAATACAGATCAGAGACAGATGAGGAAATTACGGGAACGAtg aataaagaaaataacaaaTCGTCATCTTCTATGTCATGTGGAAGTGGTACAAAAGGAATTAAGCAATTG aacaaCCAACAAATTCATTATTCTGAGTCGGAGACTGAAGAACAAGATGTAACGATG ttAAATGAAATAAACGAATCTTCTTCATCTTCATCATCCCGCTGTGGAAGtagtaaaaatgaaataaacaaatCG AATaatcaacaatataattattccgAGTCGGATAATGAAGAACAAGACAATGAAATGAtg atAAATAGAGAAATTAATTCTTCATCAAAATCAATGGGCTATGGATGtagtaaaaatgaaattaaccaATCG ggGTTACAACGTAGTTGTTCAGAATCAGAAGTAGATGAAGAATCTATGGCAATG atgaaacAAGGAAGTAAATCATCAATGACTTCATCATca GGTTATAATCAACGTAGCATGGTAGAATCAAATTCTGCACGTGGAGAATCAAGAAATATTATG gtAAAGGATCAATCTACGTCGTCTTCATTGTACAGCCAAGAAGAAGAAAATGCAATGGGAATAgcg
- the LOC132932354 gene encoding dentin sialophosphoprotein-like isoform X15, which produces MSERAIFLVLTISLSVACGLDLFRRDGINGYNGYLVKRDDIIMSPDRIAAELINSKNLMKRDTIGDIVMETTTSMNVENQVVNSNPASQLVKRCNYDQICSSSNSETNVETHDVEETATQESSSCSSSCSSSYSSSSETDEIAKNNSGKKCQCSDSKSNVEARGIEKKEKKEKKESSSCSSSSETDKKVKKESDNKCKCSDSKTKGENHNSEGKKCKCSGSKTNVETRDLEKKEKKEKKESSSCSSSSETDKKVKKDSDKKCKCSDSKTKGENHNSEGKKCKCSGSKTNVETRDLEKKENKEKKEKKEKKESSSCSSSSETDKKVKKDLDKKCKCSDSKNKGENHDHEGKKCKCSGSKTNVETRDIEKKEKKEKKEKKESSSCSSSNETDKKVKKDSDKKCKCSESKTKGENRDGEVKKCKCSESKSKKENRDNEDKKCKCSDSKNKGENYDHEGKKCKCFDSKTNVETRDIEKKEKKEKKESSSCSSSNETDKKIKKDSDKKCKCSDKKNKGENRNDQNKKCKCSDSKTNVEIRDVEKKEKNKSSSCSSSSETDKKVMKDSCNGSDSIKENGEMKCGSRKQVSESKSDVENSEIMKNENKKSSSTSICSENSKSGMCQSVDQYRSETDEEITGTMNKENNKSSSSMSCGSGTKGIKQLNNQQIHYSESETEEQDVTMLNEINESSSSSSSRCGSSKNEINKSNNQQYNYSESDNEEQDNEMMINREINSSSKSMGYGCSKNEINQSGLQRSCSESEVDEESMAMMKQGSKSSMTSSSGYNQRSMVESNSARGESRNIMVKDQSTSSSLYSQEEENAMGIAKKEQSGYSSSSTYISGGKTEMNQVSQRSESNQFEQNVNYSEYENQEEEEEESQFGCSH; this is translated from the exons ATGAGTGAAAGAGcgatttttttggttttaacaaTCAGTTTAAgc GTTGCTTGTGGCTTAGATTTGTTTAGACGTGATGGTATTAATGGATATAATGGATATTTAGTAAAAAGAGATGACATTATAATGTCGCCAGATCGTATAGCTGCAGAGCTTATAAATtcgaaaaatttaatgaaacgaGATACAATAGGAGATATTGTAATGGAAACCACAACATCTATGAATGTTGAAAATCAAGTGGTTAATTCAAATCCCGCATCACAATTAGTTAAACGATGCAATTAT GACCAGATATGTAGTAGCTCTAATTCAGAAACAAATGTAGAAACCCACGATGTTGAg GAAACAGCGACACAGGAATCTTCATCTTGCTCATCGTCCTGCTCATCATCTTACTCATCATCCAGTGAAACTGATGAAATAGCTAAGAATAATTCA GGAAAGAAATGTCAATGCTCTGATTCAAAATCAAATGTAGAAGCCCGTGGTATTGag aaaaaagaaaaaaaagaaaaaaaggaatCTTCATCTTGCTCATCATCTAGTGAAACTGATAAAAAGGTTAAGAAAGAATCG GATAACAAATGTAAATGTTCTGATTCTAAAACAAAGGGAGAAAATCACAATAGTGag GGTAAGAAATGTAAATGCTCTGGTTCAAAAACAAATGTAGAAACCCGTGATCTTGag aaaaaagaaaaaaaggaaaaaaaggaATCTTCATCTTGCTCATCATCCAGTGAAACTGATAAAAAGGTTAAGAAAGATtcg GATAAGAAATGTAAATGTTCTGATTCTAAAACAAAGGGAGAAAATCACAATAGTGag ggtAAGAAATGTAAATGCTCTGGTTCAAAAACAAATGTAGAAACCCGTGATCTTGag aaaaaggaaaataaagaaaaaaaagaaaaaaaggaaaaaaaggaATCTTCATCTTGCTCATCATCCAGTGAAACTGATAAAAAGGTGAAGAAAGAtttg GATAAGAAATGTAAATGTTCTGATTCCAAAAACAAAGGAGAAAACCATGATCATGAG GGCAAGAAATGTAAATGCTCTGGTTCAAAAACAAATGTAGAAACCCGTGATATTGAG aaaaaggaaaaaaaagaaaaaaaagaaaaaaaggaatCTTCATCTTGCTCATCATCCAATGAAACTGATAAAAAGGTTAAGAAAGATTCG gataaaaaatgtaaatgctcAGAATCAAAAACAAAAGGAGAAAATCGTGATGGCGAG GTTAAGAAATGTAAGTGTTCTGAATCCAAATCGAAAAAAGAAAACCGTGATAACGag GATAAGAAATGTAAATGTTCTGATTCAAAGAACAAAGGAGAAAACTATGATCATGAg GGTAAGAAATGTAAATGCTTTGATTCAAAAACAAATGTAGAGACCCGTGATATTGAG aaaaaagaaaaaaaagaaaaaaaggaatCTTCATCTTGCTCATCATCCAATGAAACCGATAAAAAGATTAAGAAAGATTCg GATAAGAAATGTAAATGctcagataaaaaaaacaaaggaGAAAACCGTAATGATCAG AATAAGAAATGTAAATGCTCCGATTCAAAAACAAATGTAGAAATCCGTGATGTTgag aaaaaagaaaaaaataaatcttcatCTTGCTCATCGTCCAGCGAAACAGATAAAAAGGTTATGAAAGATTCg TGCAATGGTTCAGATTCAATAAAAGAAAATGGAGAAATgaag tgtgGTAGCCGAAAACAGGTTTCTGAATCGAAATCTGACGTAGAAAACAGTGaaattatg aaaaatgaaaacaaaaaatccTCATCTACATCAATATGCAGCGAAAATAGTAAATCTGGAATGTGCCAATCG GTCGACCAATACAGATCAGAGACAGATGAGGAAATTACGGGAACGAtg aataaagaaaataacaaaTCGTCATCTTCTATGTCATGTGGAAGTGGTACAAAAGGAATTAAGCAATTG aacaaCCAACAAATTCATTATTCTGAGTCGGAGACTGAAGAACAAGATGTAACGATG ttAAATGAAATAAACGAATCTTCTTCATCTTCATCATCCCGCTGTGGAAGtagtaaaaatgaaataaacaaatCG AATaatcaacaatataattattccgAGTCGGATAATGAAGAACAAGACAATGAAATGAtg atAAATAGAGAAATTAATTCTTCATCAAAATCAATGGGCTATGGATGtagtaaaaatgaaattaaccaATCG ggGTTACAACGTAGTTGTTCAGAATCAGAAGTAGATGAAGAATCTATGGCAATG atgaaacAAGGAAGTAAATCATCAATGACTTCATCATca GGTTATAATCAACGTAGCATGGTAGAATCAAATTCTGCACGTGGAGAATCAAGAAATATTATG gtAAAGGATCAATCTACGTCGTCTTCATTGTACAGCCAAGAAGAAGAAAATGCAATGGGAATAgcg
- the LOC132932354 gene encoding protein starmaker-like isoform X2, whose amino-acid sequence MSERAIFLVLTISLSVACGLDLFRRDGINGYNGYLVKRDDIIMSPDRIAAELINSKNLMKRDTIGDIVMETTTSMNVENQVVNSNPASQLVKRCNYDQICSSSNSETNVETHDVEETATQESSSCSSSCSSSYSSSSETDEIAKNNSGKKCQCSDSKSNVEARGIEKKEKKEKKESSSCSSSSETDKKVKKDSDKKCKCSESKTIGENRDGEVKKCKCSESKSKEENRNSEKKEKKEKKESSSCSSSSETDKKVKKESDNKCKCSDSKTKGENHNSEGKKCKCSGSKTNVETRDLEKKEKKEKKESSSCSSSSETDKKDKKCKCSDSKTKGENHNSEGKKCKCSGSKTNVETRDLEKKENKEKKEKKEKKESSSCSSSSETDKKVKKDLDKKCKCSDSKNKGENHDHEGKKCKCSGSKTNVETRDIEKKEKKEKKEKKESSSCSSSNETDKKVKKDSDKKCKCSESKTKGENRDGEVKKCKCSESKSKKENRDNEDKKCKCSDSKNKGENYDHEGKKCKCFDSKTNVETRDIEKKEKKEKKESSSCSSSNETDKKIKKDSDKKCKCSDKKNKGENRNDQNKKCKCSDSKTNVEIRDVEKKEKNKSSSCSSSSETDKKVMKDSCNGSDSIKENGEMKCGSRKQVSESKSDVENSEIMKNENKKSSSTSICSENSKSGMCQSVDQYRSETDEEITGTMNKENNKSSSSMSCGSGTKGIKQLNNQQIHYSESETEEQDVTMLNEINESSSSSSSRCGSSKNEINKSNNQQYNYSESDNEEQDNEMMINREINSSSKSMGYGCSKNEINQSGLQRSCSESEVDEESMAMMKQGSKSSMTSSSGYNQRSMVESNSARGESRNIMVKDQSTSSSLYSQEEENAMGIAKKEQSGYSSSSTYISGGKTEMNQVSQRSESNQFEQNVNYSEYENQEEEEEESQFGCSH is encoded by the exons ATGAGTGAAAGAGcgatttttttggttttaacaaTCAGTTTAAgc GTTGCTTGTGGCTTAGATTTGTTTAGACGTGATGGTATTAATGGATATAATGGATATTTAGTAAAAAGAGATGACATTATAATGTCGCCAGATCGTATAGCTGCAGAGCTTATAAATtcgaaaaatttaatgaaacgaGATACAATAGGAGATATTGTAATGGAAACCACAACATCTATGAATGTTGAAAATCAAGTGGTTAATTCAAATCCCGCATCACAATTAGTTAAACGATGCAATTAT GACCAGATATGTAGTAGCTCTAATTCAGAAACAAATGTAGAAACCCACGATGTTGAg GAAACAGCGACACAGGAATCTTCATCTTGCTCATCGTCCTGCTCATCATCTTACTCATCATCCAGTGAAACTGATGAAATAGCTAAGAATAATTCA GGAAAGAAATGTCAATGCTCTGATTCAAAATCAAATGTAGAAGCCCGTGGTATTGag aaaaaggaaaaaaaagaaaaaaaagaatctTCATCTTGCTCATCATCCAGTGAAACTGATAAAAAGGTTAAAAAAGATTCA gATAAGAAATGTAAATGCTCTGAATCAAAAACGATAGGAGAAAACCGTGATGGAGag gttaaGAAATGTAAGTGTTCTGAATCAAAATCAAAAGAAGAAAACCGCAATAGCGag aaaaaagaaaaaaaagaaaaaaaggaatCTTCATCTTGCTCATCATCTAGTGAAACTGATAAAAAGGTTAAGAAAGAATCG GATAACAAATGTAAATGTTCTGATTCTAAAACAAAGGGAGAAAATCACAATAGTGag GGTAAGAAATGTAAATGCTCTGGTTCAAAAACAAATGTAGAAACCCGTGATCTTGag aaaaaagaaaaaaaggaaaaaaaggaATCTTCATCTTGCTCATCATCCAGTGAAACTGATAAAAAG GATAAGAAATGTAAATGTTCTGATTCTAAAACAAAGGGAGAAAATCACAATAGTGag ggtAAGAAATGTAAATGCTCTGGTTCAAAAACAAATGTAGAAACCCGTGATCTTGag aaaaaggaaaataaagaaaaaaaagaaaaaaaggaaaaaaaggaATCTTCATCTTGCTCATCATCCAGTGAAACTGATAAAAAGGTGAAGAAAGAtttg GATAAGAAATGTAAATGTTCTGATTCCAAAAACAAAGGAGAAAACCATGATCATGAG GGCAAGAAATGTAAATGCTCTGGTTCAAAAACAAATGTAGAAACCCGTGATATTGAG aaaaaggaaaaaaaagaaaaaaaagaaaaaaaggaatCTTCATCTTGCTCATCATCCAATGAAACTGATAAAAAGGTTAAGAAAGATTCG gataaaaaatgtaaatgctcAGAATCAAAAACAAAAGGAGAAAATCGTGATGGCGAG GTTAAGAAATGTAAGTGTTCTGAATCCAAATCGAAAAAAGAAAACCGTGATAACGag GATAAGAAATGTAAATGTTCTGATTCAAAGAACAAAGGAGAAAACTATGATCATGAg GGTAAGAAATGTAAATGCTTTGATTCAAAAACAAATGTAGAGACCCGTGATATTGAG aaaaaagaaaaaaaagaaaaaaaggaatCTTCATCTTGCTCATCATCCAATGAAACCGATAAAAAGATTAAGAAAGATTCg GATAAGAAATGTAAATGctcagataaaaaaaacaaaggaGAAAACCGTAATGATCAG AATAAGAAATGTAAATGCTCCGATTCAAAAACAAATGTAGAAATCCGTGATGTTgag aaaaaagaaaaaaataaatcttcatCTTGCTCATCGTCCAGCGAAACAGATAAAAAGGTTATGAAAGATTCg TGCAATGGTTCAGATTCAATAAAAGAAAATGGAGAAATgaag tgtgGTAGCCGAAAACAGGTTTCTGAATCGAAATCTGACGTAGAAAACAGTGaaattatg aaaaatgaaaacaaaaaatccTCATCTACATCAATATGCAGCGAAAATAGTAAATCTGGAATGTGCCAATCG GTCGACCAATACAGATCAGAGACAGATGAGGAAATTACGGGAACGAtg aataaagaaaataacaaaTCGTCATCTTCTATGTCATGTGGAAGTGGTACAAAAGGAATTAAGCAATTG aacaaCCAACAAATTCATTATTCTGAGTCGGAGACTGAAGAACAAGATGTAACGATG ttAAATGAAATAAACGAATCTTCTTCATCTTCATCATCCCGCTGTGGAAGtagtaaaaatgaaataaacaaatCG AATaatcaacaatataattattccgAGTCGGATAATGAAGAACAAGACAATGAAATGAtg atAAATAGAGAAATTAATTCTTCATCAAAATCAATGGGCTATGGATGtagtaaaaatgaaattaaccaATCG ggGTTACAACGTAGTTGTTCAGAATCAGAAGTAGATGAAGAATCTATGGCAATG atgaaacAAGGAAGTAAATCATCAATGACTTCATCATca GGTTATAATCAACGTAGCATGGTAGAATCAAATTCTGCACGTGGAGAATCAAGAAATATTATG gtAAAGGATCAATCTACGTCGTCTTCATTGTACAGCCAAGAAGAAGAAAATGCAATGGGAATAgcg